One genomic segment of Thalassospiraceae bacterium LMO-SO8 includes these proteins:
- a CDS encoding peroxidase-related enzyme (This protein belongs to a clade of uncharacterized proteins related to peroxidases such as the alkylhydroperoxidase AhpD.) produces the protein MSASEQAKKISRYPVPEVIDLPDDLREMILAVQEKAGFIPNVFLALAHRPEELRAFMAYHDALMEKDGGLSKAEREMIVVATSAKNDCLYCVVAHGAILRIRAKNPLIADQVAVNYRKADISPRQRAMLDFAMKVSQDAGAIEDTDLAALTAHDFDDEDIWDIAAIAAFFALSNRMANFTAMRPNNEFYTLGRG, from the coding sequence ATGTCCGCATCCGAACAAGCGAAGAAGATCAGCCGCTATCCCGTGCCCGAGGTGATCGACCTGCCGGACGACCTGCGCGAGATGATCCTCGCCGTGCAGGAAAAGGCTGGGTTCATCCCCAACGTGTTCCTGGCGCTGGCCCACCGGCCGGAAGAACTGCGCGCCTTCATGGCCTACCACGACGCGCTGATGGAAAAGGACGGGGGCCTTTCCAAGGCCGAGCGCGAGATGATCGTCGTCGCGACCTCGGCCAAGAACGATTGCCTGTACTGCGTGGTCGCGCACGGTGCGATCCTGCGCATCCGGGCGAAGAACCCCTTGATCGCCGACCAAGTCGCCGTGAACTACCGCAAGGCCGACATCTCGCCGCGCCAGCGCGCCATGCTGGATTTCGCCATGAAGGTCTCGCAAGACGCGGGTGCGATCGAGGACACAGATCTGGCAGCCCTGACAGCCCATGACTTCGACGACGAGGACATCTGGGACATCGCCGCCATCGCCGCGTTCTTCGCGCTGTCAAACCGCATGGCAAATTTCACCGCCATGCGACCCAACAATGAATTCTATACCTTGGGGCGCGGGTGA
- a CDS encoding thiamine pyrophosphate-dependent enzyme: MASITLDRRALLAPLFPDQDKWLFVSGLAGSSKDAAGLTNDGPNLFTMAGCMGSAVATGLGMALSAPEKQVAVITGDGELQMGLGSLNTVATQGPANLTVVCIDNGTHGETGGQEGHTVHRTNLGLIAQGAGFPSVKEITSADQIADAHDFIRTAPGPRFLWCRVLPGDPTAFKRNFNPAECRIAFRRAYLGA; the protein is encoded by the coding sequence ATGGCAAGCATCACCCTCGACCGCCGCGCGCTTCTGGCCCCCCTGTTTCCGGATCAGGACAAGTGGCTGTTCGTCTCGGGCCTGGCGGGCTCGTCCAAGGACGCGGCCGGGCTGACCAACGACGGCCCCAACCTGTTCACCATGGCCGGCTGCATGGGCTCCGCCGTCGCCACCGGCCTCGGCATGGCGCTCTCGGCCCCGGAAAAGCAGGTCGCCGTCATCACCGGCGACGGCGAATTGCAGATGGGCCTGGGCTCTCTCAACACGGTAGCGACCCAGGGGCCCGCGAACCTCACCGTCGTCTGCATCGACAACGGCACGCATGGGGAAACGGGCGGCCAGGAAGGCCACACGGTCCACCGCACCAATCTGGGCCTGATCGCCCAGGGCGCGGGCTTCCCCAGCGTGAAGGAAATCACCTCCGCCGACCAGATCGCCGACGCCCACGATTTCATCCGCACGGCCCCCGGCCCCCGCTTCCTGTGGTGCCGCGTCCTGCCCGGTGACCCCACGGCCTTCAAACGCAACTTCAACCCGGCGGAATGCCGGATCGCGTTTCGGAGGGCGTATTTGGGGGCTTAG
- a CDS encoding thiamine pyrophosphate-binding protein → MSKHPHDEWSQVLFRQFKDAGVDLFTYIPDAGNARLAELAEEDNETRLVLLTTEEEGVAMAAGADLVGKKSVLMMQSSGVGNCPNYLSFSKGGNFPCLMMVSMRGDYGEQNPWQYPMGQAVDKILEAMGVAIFRVDRRDELEGAAQAAINAAFRNCQGAALILTQKFLGAKAF, encoded by the coding sequence ATGTCCAAGCATCCCCACGACGAGTGGTCGCAGGTTCTGTTCCGTCAGTTCAAGGACGCGGGCGTGGACCTGTTCACCTATATCCCCGACGCCGGCAACGCGCGCCTGGCCGAACTGGCCGAGGAAGACAACGAAACCCGCCTGGTCCTGCTGACCACCGAGGAAGAGGGCGTCGCCATGGCGGCGGGCGCCGATCTGGTCGGCAAGAAGTCGGTCCTGATGATGCAGTCGTCGGGCGTGGGCAACTGCCCCAACTACCTCAGCTTTTCCAAGGGCGGGAACTTTCCCTGCCTGATGATGGTGTCCATGCGCGGCGACTATGGCGAACAGAACCCCTGGCAGTACCCCATGGGCCAGGCCGTGGACAAGATCCTGGAAGCCATGGGCGTGGCGATTTTCCGCGTCGACCGCCGCGACGAGCTCGAGGGCGCGGCCCAGGCCGCCATCAACGCCGCCTTCCGCAACTGTCAGGGCGCCGCCCTGATCCTGACCCAGAAGTTTCTGGGCGCCAAAGCGTTCTGA